In one window of Saprospiraceae bacterium DNA:
- a CDS encoding polysaccharide deacetylase family protein: MNKVLVYAPRPENRLTYVLKQMGTYFSELHFEICSSIETYQKWEGMSVQHGSEQLKSREIRISNDNSFLWTFDKIIADKEKLISKIPYCIFPDPSTDWLSGIFWHLSRIEEYEPRQKDKHGRFPATASLLFKNNVLRLPLVDHWVFQFAKKLEQCYHTNIKLKPADEPFSIGFDIDQFYKHKYKSWIKILGGTLRELSHGELTNVSERLKIYFGIRKDPFDSYEYIRQLNLDKEILYFFILAGGESPYDNNHRLNLKPVRKILEELQEFGVIGIHPSYKSFNQREIINNEIKRLQDKCRQPVVKSRQHYLKFTLPETYRFLIDCDIREDYSMAYPEMPGFRASSCRSFYWFDLEKNSETNLKIVPGTAMDRSYLSYLNYSPQRTLEDLTELWQITQKYKGHFHLIWHNSSFDFKGEWKGWEDLLKNFIRETKSGY; this comes from the coding sequence ATGAACAAGGTTCTTGTATACGCTCCACGGCCTGAAAACAGGTTGACTTACGTGTTGAAGCAAATGGGGACCTACTTTTCAGAGTTGCATTTTGAAATTTGCTCCAGCATAGAAACCTACCAAAAATGGGAAGGGATGTCCGTGCAACATGGTTCAGAGCAACTCAAATCACGCGAGATCAGAATTTCAAACGACAACAGCTTTTTGTGGACTTTCGACAAGATCATTGCAGATAAGGAAAAATTAATATCAAAAATCCCTTATTGCATTTTCCCGGATCCAAGTACGGATTGGCTGAGTGGCATCTTCTGGCATTTGAGCAGAATAGAAGAGTATGAGCCACGCCAAAAAGACAAGCATGGCCGTTTTCCCGCCACCGCAAGTTTGTTGTTTAAAAATAATGTTTTGAGATTACCTCTCGTCGATCATTGGGTCTTCCAATTCGCAAAAAAACTCGAACAATGCTATCATACAAATATTAAGCTGAAACCGGCGGATGAACCGTTTTCAATAGGCTTTGACATCGATCAGTTTTACAAGCACAAATACAAATCATGGATTAAGATACTGGGCGGTACACTTCGAGAACTGTCTCATGGAGAACTAACAAATGTTAGTGAAAGACTTAAAATCTACTTCGGAATTCGCAAAGACCCATTTGATAGTTATGAATACATCCGACAACTGAATTTAGATAAAGAAATTCTTTATTTTTTTATCCTTGCGGGAGGAGAAAGCCCATACGATAATAATCATCGATTGAACCTCAAACCGGTTCGAAAAATTTTAGAAGAGCTACAGGAATTTGGTGTGATTGGAATTCATCCATCCTACAAAAGTTTTAATCAAAGAGAGATCATAAACAACGAAATAAAACGGTTGCAGGATAAGTGTCGGCAGCCTGTTGTAAAAAGCAGACAACACTATTTGAAGTTTACCTTACCGGAAACATACCGCTTCCTTATAGACTGCGATATTCGCGAAGATTATTCTATGGCTTACCCAGAAATGCCGGGATTTCGGGCTTCCAGTTGCAGGTCATTTTATTGGTTTGATTTGGAAAAAAATTCGGAAACCAACTTGAAAATTGTTCCAGGCACAGCAATGGATCGTTCCTATCTGAGTTACCTGAATTATTCGCCGCAAAGAACCCTGGAAGATTTAACTGAACTGTGGCAAATTACCCAAAAGTATAAAGGACATTTTCACCTGATCTGGCACAACAGTAGTTTTGATTTTAAAGGAGAGTGGAAAGGGTGGGAAGATCTGCTGAAAAATTTTATTCGCGAAACTAAGTCGGGGTATTGA
- the dprA gene encoding DNA-protecting protein DprA, with product MYNENTLYQIALTQIENVGSATAKNLIRVCGSPQEIFKEKKWKLKKIPLLRSSALQNLSDPSVLHRAEKELQFAIKHGIRILYFENEDFPWRLKQQNDAPILLYAKGAFTTNPERAIAVVGTRNISEYGKRLIEEFIGALQHGPFQVVSGLAYGVDTAAHQMCVDMNIQTIGVLGHGLDRIYPFANLKLADKMQMNGGLVTEFCTGTKPDRENFPMRNRIIAGMCDALVVIETGESGGSMITAEIANSYNKDVFTYPGRIHDPYSKGCHKLVKEHKAQLITSAEDLIKAMNWDLEASQPKNVQLALFQEMNEDEKGLCEILQKFNTIHIDQLHQLSNMKPGNLASTLLSLEFKGLVRAHPGKRYTLEV from the coding sequence ATGTACAATGAAAATACCCTTTATCAAATAGCACTCACACAGATCGAAAATGTTGGCTCCGCTACTGCAAAAAATCTTATACGCGTTTGCGGAAGCCCGCAGGAAATTTTCAAAGAAAAGAAATGGAAACTTAAAAAGATTCCCCTTCTTCGTTCGAGTGCTTTACAAAATCTGAGCGATCCGTCAGTTTTGCATAGAGCAGAAAAGGAATTGCAATTTGCGATCAAACATGGTATCCGCATTTTATATTTTGAAAATGAGGATTTTCCGTGGAGGCTAAAACAACAAAATGACGCTCCCATACTTTTATATGCCAAAGGAGCATTTACAACCAATCCCGAACGTGCCATAGCGGTAGTGGGCACACGAAATATTTCGGAATATGGAAAACGGCTGATAGAAGAATTTATAGGTGCTCTTCAACACGGACCTTTCCAGGTCGTTAGCGGACTTGCATATGGCGTCGATACTGCAGCTCACCAGATGTGTGTGGATATGAATATTCAAACCATAGGTGTTCTTGGACACGGGCTCGACAGAATCTACCCATTTGCTAATTTAAAACTGGCTGATAAAATGCAAATGAATGGTGGCTTGGTCACAGAGTTTTGCACCGGCACCAAACCCGATCGTGAAAATTTTCCAATGAGAAACAGGATTATAGCTGGTATGTGCGATGCCCTGGTGGTCATTGAAACCGGAGAAAGTGGCGGCAGCATGATTACAGCGGAGATCGCCAATTCTTACAATAAAGATGTATTTACCTATCCGGGACGCATTCACGATCCATATTCAAAAGGATGTCACAAGCTGGTGAAAGAGCATAAAGCACAACTGATTACTTCGGCAGAAGATCTGATCAAAGCTATGAACTGGGATTTAGAGGCTTCGCAGCCCAAAAATGTTCAACTGGCCCTATTTCAGGAAATGAATGAAGATGAAAAAGGGCTTTGCGAAATTTTACAAAAATTTAATACGATCCACATTGATCAGCTGCACCAATTGTCAAATATGAAACCGGGCAACCTCGCCAGTACCCTCTTAAGCCTTGAATTCAAAGGATTGGTGCGCGCACATCCGGGAAAAAGATATACTTTGGAGGTTTAA
- the speB gene encoding agmatinase yields the protein MKKQAKTYAGVAEKFGKFETAQVLLTSLPYDGTSTWGKGADKGYKAFMDASENMELYDIETNTEPYKNGVYVEKPLKLKDCTPEEMVEKIYKTVAAQLKTGKLLTYFGGEHSVSIGILRAFAKKYKKLTVLQLDAHTDLRPSYMGTPFNHACAVFEARENANLIQVGIRSMDVSEKKYLQKDKVYFAHQIIDNDYWMEEALKKMTNDVYITLDLDVFDSSLMPSTGTPEPGGMHWYQMMQFLRMVFLRKNIVGFDIVELAPSKGNKAPEFLAAKLYYKMLAYYFERKNRKNK from the coding sequence ACTTCCTTGCCCTATGACGGCACAAGCACCTGGGGTAAAGGTGCCGATAAAGGTTACAAGGCTTTTATGGATGCTTCGGAAAATATGGAGCTTTACGATATCGAAACCAACACGGAACCATATAAAAATGGTGTGTATGTCGAAAAGCCATTGAAGTTGAAGGATTGTACTCCGGAAGAGATGGTTGAAAAAATTTATAAAACCGTTGCTGCCCAATTAAAAACCGGGAAGTTGCTGACTTATTTTGGTGGTGAGCATAGCGTGAGTATCGGTATTCTGAGGGCATTTGCCAAAAAATACAAAAAGCTGACTGTATTGCAACTGGATGCACATACAGATCTCAGGCCTTCGTACATGGGTACACCATTTAACCATGCCTGTGCGGTGTTCGAAGCCCGGGAGAATGCCAACCTGATTCAGGTAGGAATACGAAGCATGGATGTTTCCGAGAAGAAATATCTTCAAAAAGACAAAGTGTATTTTGCCCACCAGATCATCGACAATGATTATTGGATGGAAGAAGCGTTGAAAAAAATGACCAATGATGTATACATCACGTTGGATCTCGATGTCTTTGATTCTTCTTTGATGCCTAGCACAGGAACCCCAGAGCCGGGTGGAATGCATTGGTATCAGATGATGCAATTTTTAAGGATGGTATTTCTCAGGAAAAATATTGTGGGCTTTGATATTGTCGAATTAGCTCCATCCAAGGGAAATAAAGCGCCGGAATTTTTAGCCGCTAAATTGTATTACAAAATGTTGGCTTATTATTTTGAAAGAAAAAACAGAAAAAATAAATAG
- a CDS encoding gliding motility-associated C-terminal domain-containing protein, whose protein sequence is MAKIINLSFCLLAFCTVLKAQVYTVNNNSDTDDGTCDGVHCSFREALNAAEADGMPSTIVFNIPGAGPHIISPVSNFPVIANPNLSILGESQPGGPGSVVIDFNFRNFFGIPFLAVQAGAVAISGLSFTDFRFENPGDCILDYNNAPDCTLRACAFLSDNNLLPVPEKVFIRIRNADQFKMVSSHIGTDLAKSSIPQTEGKLKIEATQGMQTVTLDSNIFTAKVPLVEIYAGDVFINYNLFGALDTNKGLNFLDPTIGILAPSAERLLIHDNFFFGFLNAAIDISNLKQTSVISKNRFYNDNQDITISNSNQGLAFIVDNFARNGSDFVNAADLSEFYVERNSINNYDVFINANTPSAFQISRYMDNRFTCISGQPVFMPPRPVPSIVAVNRDMLTGTAIPNDSVVIYARSTLLCLNDDCHGGFELGRTQADAVGNWTLNAAYPNRHQLSAYEFDSNPNSRPRIHSEFGNCYVCVAPIRIVFAPSLCSGQTVTYRGKVYSDTNPNDSIFIRGDGVSICDSTIIVDVQVANAYRQVLNLAVCYEDTLTFGAIQIHKNNLVDSLNTKTANGCDSTVVYIGREVGVSNYSRTICDNAFVDIGGTRFDKNNTSGIAIIAGGAQAGCDSVIFVQLNINNFSESFLKENKCPGDVVVIQGTVFNESNPKGDVTLPNGSSTGCDSIIHVDLTYPNNRGLFSTTICMGDSVFVVNRFFSDRNPSGTITLPGGSSFGCDSIIDVALNILQNAQGFFTADICRGDTLFIHGEAFFSGRPSGIVRLVNSAANGCDSLVNVNTNTIMDAIGNFDTIMCDGASVTYYGQTFSNSRPRGSFRIPMGSFRMCDSFVNVNVLFNPNVFSNYSTTICRGDSIRVGNSFFSVNNPSGSVILSGGSAQGCDSTILVNVLFNPPLQISLNPLDLKCNRPNSGELVINSISGGSGSYQVSVDNGAPISGNPGMIITGLSVGNHNIRVIDQLGCDSIFNFSISGSQILQLNLPGDTTIKTGGVVNIIPTLNFNYSNLVWDPKDFLSCDTCLVTQSRPNQTITYTLTVNDQNGCSISDQFTITVIIDAAEIYVPNVFSPNGDNINDTFKPVFKFESKTSIRVFRIFDRWGSLLFEQLNGAPGQIFEWDGTYQKDKMIPGVYMYTILFAGEDNIEKWKAGDITLMR, encoded by the coding sequence ATGGCGAAAATTATCAACCTAAGCTTCTGTTTATTAGCTTTTTGTACCGTTTTAAAAGCTCAGGTCTACACTGTAAACAACAATTCAGACACCGATGATGGTACTTGTGACGGGGTCCATTGCAGTTTCAGAGAAGCCCTGAATGCTGCTGAAGCCGATGGAATGCCAAGTACGATCGTATTCAATATTCCTGGCGCAGGCCCTCACATCATATCTCCTGTCAGTAATTTTCCGGTGATTGCCAATCCAAATCTGAGCATCCTTGGCGAATCTCAACCAGGCGGCCCGGGTTCTGTTGTCATCGATTTTAATTTTAGAAACTTTTTCGGAATCCCGTTTCTGGCCGTTCAGGCAGGGGCTGTTGCCATTAGTGGTTTGAGTTTTACGGATTTCCGTTTTGAAAATCCAGGAGATTGTATTCTCGATTACAATAATGCGCCCGACTGTACGCTGAGAGCATGTGCTTTTTTATCCGACAATAACCTGCTGCCCGTGCCTGAAAAGGTATTTATCAGGATCCGGAATGCCGATCAATTTAAAATGGTTTCATCCCATATAGGAACAGATCTGGCAAAATCATCTATTCCCCAAACCGAAGGCAAGTTGAAAATCGAAGCCACTCAGGGTATGCAAACGGTTACCTTGGATTCCAATATTTTTACAGCTAAAGTTCCATTAGTAGAAATATATGCAGGTGATGTTTTTATCAATTACAATTTGTTTGGAGCGCTTGATACCAACAAAGGATTAAATTTTCTCGATCCAACGATTGGAATTTTAGCACCTTCTGCGGAACGCTTACTTATCCACGACAATTTCTTTTTTGGATTTCTGAATGCGGCTATTGATATTAGTAATTTAAAACAAACCTCAGTCATCTCCAAGAACAGGTTTTACAACGACAATCAGGATATTACGATCAGCAATTCAAATCAGGGATTAGCATTCATTGTCGATAATTTCGCTAGGAATGGAAGTGATTTTGTCAATGCTGCTGATCTTTCTGAATTTTATGTGGAACGAAACAGCATCAATAATTACGATGTGTTTATCAATGCCAATACTCCTTCCGCATTTCAGATTTCAAGGTATATGGACAACAGATTTACCTGCATTTCAGGTCAGCCTGTTTTTATGCCTCCCAGGCCTGTGCCCAGTATTGTCGCTGTAAACCGGGACATGTTGACGGGCACTGCCATTCCAAACGACAGTGTGGTCATTTATGCAAGAAGCACCTTATTATGTCTAAATGACGATTGTCATGGCGGATTTGAATTGGGACGTACTCAGGCTGATGCAGTAGGTAACTGGACATTAAATGCTGCGTATCCCAATCGGCATCAGCTTTCTGCTTATGAATTTGATTCCAATCCGAATTCAAGACCTCGCATTCATTCAGAATTTGGTAATTGTTATGTCTGTGTGGCTCCAATCCGGATCGTCTTTGCACCATCCCTGTGTTCAGGGCAAACCGTTACGTATCGCGGAAAAGTTTATTCGGATACCAATCCGAATGATTCCATTTTTATCAGAGGAGACGGCGTCAGTATTTGCGATTCAACCATCATTGTCGATGTTCAAGTGGCCAATGCATACAGACAGGTTTTAAATTTGGCTGTTTGTTACGAAGACACACTCACTTTTGGAGCGATACAAATTCATAAAAACAATCTTGTCGATTCATTGAATACCAAGACTGCAAATGGTTGCGATAGTACTGTTGTTTATATAGGCAGAGAAGTTGGAGTGAGTAATTACAGCAGAACTATTTGCGATAATGCTTTTGTAGATATTGGAGGTACGCGCTTTGATAAAAACAACACCAGCGGAATTGCAATCATTGCAGGCGGAGCACAGGCAGGTTGTGACAGTGTAATATTTGTACAACTCAACATCAATAATTTTTCAGAATCATTTTTAAAGGAAAACAAATGTCCAGGAGATGTAGTTGTGATCCAGGGAACCGTATTTAATGAGTCCAATCCGAAAGGCGACGTGACCTTACCCAATGGGTCCAGCACTGGATGCGACAGCATTATTCATGTGGATTTGACGTATCCCAATAATCGGGGATTGTTTTCTACAACAATTTGTATGGGAGATAGCGTATTTGTGGTGAATCGATTTTTCTCCGACCGGAATCCAAGCGGGACCATAACACTGCCTGGCGGATCTTCCTTTGGTTGTGATTCGATTATCGATGTTGCTTTGAATATATTGCAAAATGCGCAGGGTTTTTTCACTGCTGATATTTGCAGAGGAGATACCCTTTTCATACACGGCGAAGCGTTTTTCTCAGGTAGACCGTCCGGTATAGTCAGATTAGTCAATTCGGCTGCCAACGGCTGCGATAGCCTGGTCAACGTAAACACCAATACCATCATGGATGCGATTGGAAATTTTGATACGATCATGTGCGACGGTGCTTCAGTTACTTATTATGGTCAAACCTTTTCAAATTCCCGTCCTCGTGGGAGTTTCAGAATACCCATGGGTTCGTTCAGGATGTGCGATAGTTTTGTAAACGTCAATGTTTTGTTCAATCCTAATGTTTTTTCAAATTATTCAACAACCATATGCCGGGGAGACAGCATTCGTGTAGGGAATTCATTTTTTTCAGTGAACAATCCAAGTGGATCTGTCATATTATCGGGAGGATCTGCTCAAGGTTGCGATAGCACTATCCTGGTAAATGTGCTTTTCAATCCTCCTTTGCAAATCAGTCTCAACCCTTTGGATTTAAAATGCAATCGTCCCAATAGTGGTGAACTTGTGATCAACAGCATTTCCGGTGGTTCGGGGAGTTATCAGGTTTCCGTTGATAACGGTGCACCCATTTCAGGTAATCCAGGAATGATCATAACTGGTTTGTCGGTTGGAAATCATAACATAAGAGTGATTGATCAGTTGGGATGTGATTCAATTTTTAATTTTTCAATTTCAGGTTCTCAGATATTGCAATTGAATTTACCTGGGGATACCACTATAAAAACCGGAGGTGTTGTAAATATCATTCCCACGCTAAATTTTAATTATTCCAATCTGGTTTGGGATCCGAAGGATTTTCTGAGTTGCGATACTTGCTTAGTAACACAATCAAGACCCAATCAGACGATCACATATACCCTCACTGTAAACGACCAGAATGGATGCAGTATATCCGATCAGTTTACAATCACCGTGATAATCGATGCTGCAGAAATTTATGTACCCAATGTATTTTCGCCTAACGGAGATAATATTAATGACACATTTAAACCCGTATTCAAGTTTGAATCCAAAACCAGCATCAGAGTATTCAGAATTTTTGACCGATGGGGTTCTTTGTTGTTTGAGCAATTGAACGGCGCTCCCGGGCAGATATTTGAATGGGATGGTACCTACCAGAAAGACAAAATGATTCCGGGAGTTTATATGTATACCATTTTGTTTGCCGGAGAAGACAATATTGAAAAATGGAAAGCCGGCGATATTACCCTAATGAGGTAG
- the lipA gene encoding lipoyl synthase, which produces MIELDVVPNAESRPRKPDWLRVKLPIGENYRQVRQLVDQYKLHTICQSGNCPNMGECWGAGTATFMILGNVCTRSCSFCAVKTGRPPEYDTDEPRRVAEAISLMKVKHAVITSVNRDELADRGAEIWYQTVRAVKELCPDTTIETLIPDVKAHWPALERMISAGQEVVSHNMETVERLYRYVRPQARYSRSLEQIKKIREFGKRTKTGIMLGLGETVEEVHRSMDELVEHGCEILTLGQYLQPTKMHIPVHEFVHPDQFASYKEAGIKKGFKYVESGPMVRSSYHAERHIF; this is translated from the coding sequence ATGATTGAACTCGACGTAGTACCCAATGCAGAATCTAGACCCAGAAAACCGGATTGGCTTCGGGTGAAATTGCCCATTGGCGAAAATTACAGGCAGGTCAGACAACTGGTAGATCAATATAAACTTCATACAATTTGCCAAAGTGGTAACTGTCCAAATATGGGAGAGTGTTGGGGAGCCGGTACCGCCACTTTTATGATTTTGGGAAATGTGTGTACGCGTTCCTGCAGTTTTTGTGCGGTCAAAACCGGAAGACCACCGGAATACGATACAGATGAACCGCGTAGAGTCGCTGAGGCGATTTCCCTGATGAAAGTAAAACATGCAGTGATTACTTCAGTCAACAGAGATGAACTTGCCGACCGGGGTGCCGAAATCTGGTATCAAACGGTCAGAGCTGTAAAAGAACTATGCCCGGATACTACGATTGAAACCCTGATACCTGATGTAAAAGCCCATTGGCCAGCCCTGGAACGCATGATCAGCGCAGGTCAGGAGGTTGTTTCGCATAATATGGAAACGGTCGAACGGCTCTACCGTTATGTGAGACCTCAGGCCAGGTATTCCAGAAGCCTGGAACAAATAAAGAAAATCAGAGAATTTGGCAAACGGACCAAAACCGGCATCATGCTCGGTCTGGGTGAAACCGTTGAGGAAGTACACAGATCCATGGACGAATTGGTGGAGCATGGCTGTGAGATTCTAACCCTCGGCCAATACCTTCAGCCCACGAAAATGCATATACCCGTACACGAATTTGTTCATCCGGATCAGTTTGCATCTTACAAGGAAGCCGGAATCAAAAAAGGCTTTAAGTACGTGGAAAGTGGCCCCATGGTAAGATCGAGTTATCATGCAGAAAGGCATATTTTTTGA
- a CDS encoding alkaline phosphatase, which yields MIGDGMGISQITAGLYENQNRLELERCPIIGLHKPHDVSHLITDSAAGAHAFSCGAKTKKGYLGLDPNEQKMESILRQAEHRQMSTGIVVTSTIVHATPAAFYAHHTNRNAYEDIALDLMDTDFDFIVGGGKKYFERRETDSLNLIEAFKKKNYFVSDYFEQDYQQWILPDVKKICYFTADGDPLPVMNGRNYLPKASKDGIEFLNKLGEKGFFLVIEGSQIDWGGHANDSKYIITEMLDFDRAIKEVIDFAERDKQTLVVITADHETGGYSITEGELFGKLTTRFTSTNHTAEIIPVFAYGPGAESFSGIYENSEIYHKIRKLLWNK from the coding sequence ATGATTGGTGATGGAATGGGGATCTCCCAGATCACTGCTGGATTGTATGAAAATCAAAACCGGTTGGAACTTGAAAGGTGCCCGATCATTGGTTTACACAAACCACACGACGTCTCCCATTTAATTACAGATTCTGCAGCAGGTGCTCATGCTTTTTCCTGTGGTGCAAAAACCAAAAAAGGTTATTTGGGACTGGACCCTAACGAACAAAAGATGGAGAGTATACTCAGACAGGCCGAACATCGTCAAATGTCTACCGGAATTGTCGTGACCTCTACGATTGTTCATGCTACTCCCGCCGCATTTTATGCACACCACACCAATCGGAATGCGTATGAGGATATTGCACTGGATCTTATGGATACTGATTTTGATTTCATTGTTGGAGGAGGAAAGAAATATTTTGAAAGAAGGGAAACAGATTCTTTAAACCTGATCGAAGCGTTCAAGAAAAAAAATTACTTCGTCTCTGATTACTTTGAACAGGATTATCAGCAATGGATCCTTCCCGATGTGAAGAAAATATGTTACTTCACCGCAGATGGAGACCCATTGCCTGTTATGAATGGGCGAAATTATTTGCCCAAAGCATCCAAAGATGGAATTGAGTTTTTGAATAAATTAGGAGAAAAGGGATTCTTTTTAGTCATTGAGGGTTCTCAGATCGATTGGGGCGGTCATGCCAATGATTCCAAATACATCATTACAGAAATGTTAGACTTTGATCGGGCAATAAAAGAAGTTATCGATTTCGCTGAGAGAGATAAGCAGACCCTGGTAGTGATCACAGCCGATCACGAAACAGGTGGATATTCAATCACAGAAGGTGAATTGTTTGGGAAACTGACAACGCGCTTCACTTCGACAAACCATACCGCAGAAATTATTCCTGTATTTGCTTATGGGCCCGGCGCAGAATCCTTTTCGGGGATCTATGAGAATTCAGAAATCTATCATAAAATCCGGAAATTACTTTGGAATAAATAA
- a CDS encoding deoxyhypusine synthase family protein — MNKGPVSQFIQTHYRHFNAAALVDAAKAYELHLAEGGKMMVTLAGAMSTAELGVSLAEMIRQGKVDIISCTGANLEEDLMNLVAHNHYKRIPNYRDLTPQDEWALLEQGLNRVTDTCIPEEEAFRRLQKHIHALWTGAQQKGERYFPHEYMYQMLLSGVLEQYYEIDPKNSWMLAAAERNLPIIVPGWEDSTMGNIFASYVIKQELNASTMKSGIEYMVYLSEWYRKNSNGKGVGFFQIGGGIAGDFPICVVPMMYQDLEWHDVPFWSYFCQISDSTTSFGSYSGAVPNEKITWGKLDIHTPKFVIESDATIVAPLIFAWILGW, encoded by the coding sequence ATGAATAAAGGACCTGTTTCACAATTTATCCAAACGCATTACCGGCATTTCAATGCAGCTGCTTTAGTCGATGCTGCAAAAGCCTATGAGTTGCATCTCGCTGAAGGAGGCAAAATGATGGTTACTTTGGCGGGAGCAATGAGTACCGCTGAATTGGGAGTTTCTCTTGCTGAAATGATCAGACAGGGGAAAGTCGATATCATTTCCTGTACCGGAGCTAATCTCGAAGAAGACCTGATGAATCTGGTGGCGCATAATCATTACAAACGCATTCCTAATTACCGGGACCTTACCCCTCAGGATGAATGGGCCTTATTGGAACAGGGACTCAACCGGGTTACAGATACCTGTATTCCGGAAGAAGAAGCATTCCGCCGGTTGCAGAAACATATCCATGCCTTGTGGACCGGTGCACAACAAAAAGGCGAAAGATATTTTCCCCATGAATATATGTATCAGATGCTTTTGAGTGGTGTGCTGGAGCAGTACTATGAAATTGATCCAAAAAATTCCTGGATGCTTGCGGCGGCTGAGCGCAATTTGCCCATCATTGTGCCCGGTTGGGAAGATTCAACCATGGGCAATATTTTTGCATCCTATGTAATCAAGCAGGAGTTGAATGCCAGCACCATGAAAAGTGGAATTGAATACATGGTCTATTTATCAGAATGGTATCGGAAAAATTCAAATGGTAAAGGTGTAGGGTTCTTCCAGATTGGAGGAGGCATTGCAGGAGATTTTCCGATCTGTGTTGTACCCATGATGTACCAGGATCTGGAGTGGCACGATGTCCCGTTCTGGTCATATTTTTGTCAGATCTCCGATAGCACTACCTCTTTTGGATCCTATTCGGGAGCCGTCCCCAATGAAAAAATTACCTGGGGAAAACTGGATATCCATACCCCTAAATTTGTCATTGAAAGCGACGCGACCATTGTAGCCCCTCTGATTTTTGCCTGGATACTGGGATGGTAG
- a CDS encoding RNA-binding protein has protein sequence MNLYVGNLDYTVKEPQLEAMFAEYGEVSSVKIITDKMTGRSKGFGFVEMPNDDEAQEAIANLDQKTIKDRAISVSEARPPEQRERKPFRPSSNRDSNDRFKRRY, from the coding sequence ATGAATCTTTACGTAGGAAACCTTGACTATACAGTTAAGGAGCCACAATTGGAAGCTATGTTTGCCGAGTATGGTGAAGTATCTTCAGTTAAAATTATTACAGACAAAATGACCGGAAGAAGCAAAGGTTTCGGGTTTGTTGAAATGCCTAATGACGACGAAGCCCAGGAAGCCATTGCAAATCTCGATCAAAAAACCATCAAGGACCGTGCAATTTCTGTATCGGAAGCCAGACCACCAGAGCAAAGGGAGAGAAAACCTTTCAGACCTTCTTCAAACCGCGATTCAAACGATCGTTTTAAAAGAAGATATTGA